Proteins from one Microbacterium sp. Root553 genomic window:
- a CDS encoding ABC transporter ATP-binding protein has product MTTGNLLLTGITKSYGSRRVLDDISFGVTPGRLTGFVGGNGAGKTTTMRIVLGLLNSDGGTVELDGRKLTSADRRHFGYMPEERGLYPKMKVLEQIVYLARLHGFSKPDATTRATALLTELGLEERLGDTIESLSLGNQQRAQIAAALVHDPEVLILDEPFSGLDPLAVDVVASVLQSSAAKGASILFSSHQLDVVERLCDDLVILAGGTIRASGSRDALRAEHAGSRYELVSAGDAGWLRGEPGVTVVDFEGGYALFDADGPDTAQRVLRTAVERGDVASFAPKHPSLAQIFKEVIQ; this is encoded by the coding sequence GTGACCACAGGAAACCTCCTCCTCACGGGCATCACCAAGAGCTACGGCTCTCGGCGCGTGCTCGACGACATCTCCTTCGGGGTGACGCCAGGACGCCTCACCGGGTTCGTCGGCGGCAACGGCGCGGGCAAGACGACGACCATGCGCATCGTGCTGGGTCTGCTCAACTCCGACGGAGGCACCGTCGAGCTCGACGGCCGAAAGCTCACCAGCGCGGACCGCCGACACTTCGGGTACATGCCCGAAGAACGCGGTCTGTACCCCAAGATGAAGGTGCTCGAGCAGATCGTCTACCTCGCCCGCCTGCACGGATTCAGCAAGCCGGATGCCACCACCCGCGCGACCGCACTGCTCACCGAGCTGGGACTCGAGGAACGGCTCGGCGACACGATCGAGTCGCTCTCGCTCGGCAACCAGCAGCGCGCGCAGATCGCCGCAGCGCTCGTGCACGACCCCGAGGTGCTGATCCTCGACGAGCCGTTCTCGGGCCTCGACCCGCTCGCGGTCGACGTCGTCGCCTCGGTGCTGCAGTCCTCCGCCGCGAAAGGCGCGTCGATCCTCTTCTCCTCCCACCAGCTCGATGTCGTCGAGCGCCTGTGCGACGACCTCGTGATCCTCGCCGGCGGCACCATCCGCGCCTCGGGCTCGCGCGACGCGCTGCGCGCCGAGCATGCGGGCAGCCGATACGAGCTCGTCTCCGCCGGCGATGCCGGGTGGCTGCGCGGCGAGCCGGGCGTCACCGTGGTCGACTTCGAGGGCGGCTACGCCCTGTTCGACGCCGACGGACCCGACACAGCCCAGCGCGTGCTGCGCACCGCCGTGGAACGCGGCGATGTCGCCAGCTTCGCCCCCAAGCATCCCTCTCTCGCCCAGATCTTCAAGGAGGTCATCCAGTGA
- a CDS encoding benzoate/H(+) symporter BenE family transporter produces MQTAAPLSRPIMAGVVTALVGFTSSFAVVLTGLGAVGASPAQAASGLLAVSLTMGLACVVLAWRYRMPITVAWSTPGAALLAATGVVDGGWSAAVGAFLVTAALILLTALWPALGALIARIPPSIAQAMLAGVLLPLCLAPITGLVANPWGVVPVVVTWLIVARLAPRWAVPLAFVAAAVVVAVSLIRAGAPVDAGLLIPRLELTAPTVTLGALIGVALPLFIVTMASQNVPGIAIMRSFDYEVPWRPAMLVTGIGTALGATAGGHAINLAAISAALAASPDADPDPKRRWVAGVSTGISYLVLGGFSAAFAALVLLAPEAVIPAVAGLALFAAFGSSVQQAIDDPGERIPAVVTFLVAASGISLLSVSAAFWALVAGLVVRTALHAGRRRSRDGG; encoded by the coding sequence ATGCAGACCGCCGCACCCCTCTCGCGCCCGATCATGGCCGGAGTCGTCACCGCGCTGGTGGGCTTCACGAGCTCGTTCGCGGTCGTGCTCACCGGTCTCGGCGCGGTCGGCGCATCGCCGGCGCAGGCCGCGAGCGGACTCCTCGCAGTCAGCCTCACGATGGGCCTGGCGTGCGTGGTGCTCGCCTGGCGATACCGGATGCCGATCACGGTCGCCTGGTCGACCCCGGGGGCGGCGCTGCTCGCCGCGACCGGCGTCGTCGACGGGGGCTGGTCGGCAGCCGTCGGAGCCTTTCTCGTCACCGCCGCACTCATCCTGCTCACCGCCCTGTGGCCCGCGCTGGGGGCGCTGATCGCGCGCATCCCGCCGTCGATCGCCCAGGCGATGCTCGCCGGCGTGCTGCTGCCGCTGTGCCTCGCGCCGATCACCGGGCTCGTCGCCAACCCGTGGGGTGTGGTGCCGGTCGTCGTCACCTGGCTGATCGTCGCCCGTCTCGCGCCGCGCTGGGCGGTTCCGCTCGCGTTCGTCGCCGCGGCGGTGGTGGTCGCCGTCTCGCTGATCCGGGCGGGTGCCCCCGTCGATGCGGGGCTGCTGATCCCTCGCCTCGAGCTCACCGCCCCCACCGTCACCCTCGGGGCGCTGATCGGGGTCGCCCTTCCGCTGTTCATCGTCACGATGGCCTCGCAGAACGTGCCGGGCATCGCCATCATGCGCAGCTTCGACTACGAGGTGCCCTGGCGCCCGGCGATGCTCGTCACCGGCATCGGCACGGCTCTGGGAGCGACGGCCGGCGGACATGCCATCAATCTCGCGGCGATCAGCGCGGCACTCGCCGCCTCGCCCGATGCCGACCCCGATCCGAAGCGCCGCTGGGTGGCGGGCGTCTCGACGGGCATCTCCTACCTCGTGCTCGGCGGCTTCTCCGCCGCGTTCGCCGCGCTGGTGCTCCTCGCCCCCGAGGCAGTGATCCCCGCGGTGGCCGGACTCGCGCTGTTCGCCGCGTTCGGGTCGTCGGTGCAGCAGGCGATCGACGATCCGGGAGAGCGCATCCCCGCCGTCGTGACCTTTCTGGTCGCCGCCTCCGGGATCTCGCTGCTGAGCGTGAGTGCGGCGTTCTGGGCGCTCGTCGCCGGCCTGGTGGTGCGCACCGCACTGCACGCCGGGCGGCGCCGCTCGCGCGACGGCGGCTGA
- a CDS encoding response regulator — protein sequence MTTSTPPIRVLLVDDHAMLRAGFRTILGTQPDITVVGEAATGAEAVAQASALRPDVITMDVQMPDMDGIEATRQIVADREVSAAIAIITTFDRDDYLYQALDAGASGFLLKNAGAEDLIAAVRALAAGDGMLAPEVTRRVLARFTTAAAPARPASPARTAAPAPVPLVEPLTERESEVLVLLADARSNAEIASALFIGEATVKTHVSRILQKLGARDRVQAVVLAHRLGLA from the coding sequence ATGACCACGTCCACGCCCCCTATTCGCGTGCTCCTCGTCGACGACCACGCGATGCTGCGCGCGGGGTTCCGCACGATCCTCGGCACCCAGCCCGACATCACCGTGGTGGGCGAGGCAGCGACGGGGGCTGAGGCGGTCGCCCAGGCATCCGCTCTGCGCCCCGACGTGATCACGATGGACGTGCAGATGCCCGACATGGACGGCATCGAGGCGACCCGCCAGATTGTCGCCGACCGCGAGGTCTCTGCGGCCATCGCGATCATCACCACCTTCGACCGCGACGACTACCTGTACCAGGCGCTGGATGCCGGGGCCAGCGGCTTCCTGCTCAAGAACGCCGGCGCCGAAGACCTCATCGCCGCGGTGCGCGCCCTGGCCGCCGGCGACGGGATGCTCGCCCCCGAGGTCACCCGCCGCGTTCTCGCGCGCTTCACCACGGCCGCGGCGCCCGCTCGACCCGCATCCCCCGCTCGCACTGCGGCACCCGCTCCGGTGCCCCTCGTCGAACCCCTCACCGAGCGCGAGTCCGAGGTGCTCGTGCTGCTCGCCGATGCGCGCAGCAACGCCGAGATCGCGAGCGCCCTCTTCATCGGCGAGGCGACCGTGAAGACCCACGTGTCGCGCATCCTGCAGAAGCTCGGCGCCCGCGACCGCGTGCAGGCCGTCGTGCTCGCGCACCGCCTCGGACTCGCGTAG
- a CDS encoding sensor histidine kinase, with product MPAAPFTRIPSIREQRGDLVLAAVMFVGAVLSAALSTVADMYGDTRAEPWTALVYAVAVTAPLAVRRRWPGPVAVTVCVAYFLAISFQVPEIYVGNIAMFVSLYTVGAWMNNRRAAMIVRVSIIVGMFVWLLITMYRQAIEEADKAEVAAGLLSPYLAFMLIQLLLNVLYFGGAYYFGERSWHAAQERQALEHRTAELEREREVTAAQAVALDRVRIARELHDVVAHHVSVMGVQAGAARLVIDQDPEKSKSILTGIEGSARDAIHELRHLLETLRSPGSETPDAASTVTLDDIRSLVEASTEAGLPTDYAVIGEPVPVPSVVAVNLYRITQESLTNARRHAGAGAIADVRVRYDDEGVEVEVVNTGRAMAVLRPGLGQLGMRERAAASGGTLEVTPRPSGGMRVRARVPLTETSTAS from the coding sequence ATGCCCGCCGCGCCGTTCACCCGCATCCCCAGCATCCGTGAGCAGCGCGGAGATCTCGTGCTCGCCGCGGTGATGTTCGTCGGCGCGGTGCTGAGCGCCGCGCTCTCGACGGTCGCAGACATGTACGGCGACACCCGGGCGGAGCCGTGGACGGCGCTCGTGTACGCGGTGGCCGTCACCGCGCCGCTCGCGGTGCGGCGGCGCTGGCCGGGCCCGGTGGCGGTGACCGTCTGCGTCGCGTATTTCCTCGCGATCTCGTTCCAGGTGCCCGAGATCTACGTCGGCAACATCGCGATGTTCGTGTCGCTGTACACGGTGGGCGCGTGGATGAACAACCGCAGAGCCGCGATGATCGTGCGCGTCTCGATCATCGTCGGCATGTTCGTCTGGCTCCTCATCACGATGTACCGCCAGGCGATAGAAGAGGCCGACAAGGCCGAGGTCGCCGCCGGTCTGCTCTCGCCCTACCTGGCCTTCATGCTCATCCAGCTGCTGCTGAACGTGCTCTACTTCGGCGGCGCGTACTACTTCGGCGAGCGCTCGTGGCACGCGGCGCAGGAGCGCCAGGCGCTCGAGCACCGCACGGCCGAGCTCGAGCGGGAGCGCGAGGTGACCGCCGCGCAAGCCGTCGCCCTCGATCGCGTGCGCATCGCCCGCGAACTGCATGACGTGGTCGCGCATCACGTGTCGGTCATGGGCGTGCAGGCGGGAGCCGCTCGTCTGGTGATCGACCAGGATCCGGAGAAGTCCAAGAGCATCCTGACCGGCATCGAGGGGTCGGCGCGCGATGCCATCCACGAGCTGCGGCACCTGCTCGAGACCCTGCGCTCCCCGGGCAGCGAGACGCCGGATGCCGCGTCGACCGTGACCCTCGACGACATCCGCTCGCTCGTCGAAGCGTCCACCGAGGCGGGGCTGCCCACCGACTACGCGGTGATCGGCGAACCGGTGCCGGTGCCCTCGGTCGTCGCCGTCAACCTGTACCGGATCACGCAGGAGTCGCTGACGAACGCTCGTCGGCACGCCGGAGCGGGCGCCATCGCCGATGTGCGCGTCCGCTACGACGACGAGGGCGTCGAGGTCGAGGTCGTCAACACCGGTCGCGCCATGGCGGTGCTGCGCCCCGGGCTGGGACAGCTCGGCATGCGCGAGCGGGCGGCGGCATCCGGCGGCACGCTCGAGGTCACCCCTCGCCCCTCGGGCGGGATGCGCGTGCGAGCGCGGGTGCCTCTGACAGAGACGAGCACCGCCTCATGA
- a CDS encoding RHS repeat-associated core domain-containing protein, which translates to MSTVTGPAGVGPGSYTYDAAGNMTGRPGQTITFNDVGKVSKVVAGAVTQNTVYNVDGSILLRTNTSEGATLFVGDTVLSQASGSAVVAGVRTYSGAEGKPIAEKSAKSGTTGTTLTWLFSNLEGTVDVRTVATAAGTTTRTFRDPYGAPIGSSGVWSSGTGYMNKPVTASTGLTTVGARTYDPVLGKFLSVDPVIDTNLPQQNTGYTYSGNNPTTYMDPTGLRLDQGCGWGVNCTRGGQKKVDKPNPWTGAGPFSDKKTHTTTKPHGSTKPPSLISTLNSKPPAKSWVPKSQPSWGPLVSFVPEYQMPRPENDIGVSACFGFCGGLSYGSKSGWSWSAGLGLKAELTVSTGVTVQESSPLFVVGECSATAAVGATAHLGVGIADQQVGSGGLRLAGSSGGGIKYGFGGGCGIMIMGNF; encoded by the coding sequence GTGAGCACCGTGACCGGTCCGGCCGGAGTCGGTCCCGGCTCGTACACGTATGACGCGGCGGGCAACATGACCGGTCGCCCCGGGCAGACGATCACGTTCAATGATGTCGGCAAGGTGTCGAAGGTCGTCGCTGGTGCGGTGACGCAGAACACGGTCTACAACGTCGATGGCAGCATCCTGCTGCGGACGAACACGAGTGAGGGTGCGACGTTGTTCGTCGGCGACACGGTGTTGTCGCAGGCGAGTGGGTCGGCGGTGGTTGCGGGGGTGCGGACGTACTCTGGTGCGGAGGGCAAGCCGATCGCGGAGAAGTCGGCGAAGTCCGGGACGACGGGGACGACGTTGACGTGGTTGTTCTCGAATCTGGAGGGGACGGTGGACGTGCGGACGGTGGCGACTGCGGCGGGTACGACCACGCGCACGTTCCGTGATCCGTATGGTGCTCCGATCGGGTCGTCGGGTGTGTGGTCGAGCGGCACCGGGTATATGAACAAGCCGGTGACCGCGTCGACGGGTCTGACCACGGTGGGTGCACGCACGTACGATCCGGTGCTGGGGAAGTTCCTGTCCGTGGATCCGGTGATCGACACGAACCTCCCGCAGCAGAACACCGGCTACACGTACTCGGGGAACAACCCGACCACGTACATGGACCCGACCGGGCTCCGACTCGATCAGGGATGCGGGTGGGGCGTCAACTGCACTCGCGGGGGACAGAAGAAGGTTGACAAGCCCAATCCCTGGACGGGGGCCGGCCCATTCAGCGATAAGAAGACGCACACGACCACGAAGCCGCACGGATCCACCAAACCGCCGAGCTTGATCAGCACGCTCAACTCAAAGCCGCCAGCCAAAAGCTGGGTTCCGAAGTCGCAACCCTCCTGGGGGCCACTGGTGTCGTTTGTACCGGAGTATCAGATGCCCCGGCCCGAAAATGACATTGGGGTGAGTGCGTGTTTTGGCTTTTGCGGAGGGCTATCCTATGGCTCGAAGAGCGGGTGGAGTTGGTCGGCAGGTTTGGGGTTGAAGGCAGAACTGACTGTCAGTACGGGTGTGACTGTACAAGAAAGTTCACCGCTATTCGTGGTGGGGGAATGCTCCGCAACAGCGGCCGTCGGAGCGACCGCCCACCTGGGGGTTGGGATTGCGGATCAGCAAGTAGGGTCAGGCGGGTTGCGACTTGCCGGGAGCTCCGGCGGCGGAATCAAGTACGGCTTCGGAGGCGGTTGTGGAATTATGATCATGGGGAATTTCTAA
- a CDS encoding VOC family protein, with translation MSLFITCPVADVDRATAFYTALGFTLNAEMSDHNVSCFAIAPEQYVMLGSREMYASVGGTEDLIGGPDTPSKVTVSFDLDSREAVDAIVERAAAAGGRVGDTDDYPFMYQRQFDDPDGYHYSPFWMKPDADSHA, from the coding sequence ATGAGCCTCTTCATCACCTGCCCCGTCGCCGACGTCGACCGGGCCACCGCCTTCTACACGGCACTCGGATTCACCCTCAACGCCGAGATGTCCGATCACAACGTGTCGTGCTTCGCGATCGCGCCCGAGCAGTACGTCATGCTCGGCAGTCGCGAGATGTACGCGAGCGTCGGTGGCACCGAGGATCTGATCGGCGGACCCGACACTCCCTCGAAGGTCACGGTCTCGTTCGACCTCGACAGTCGGGAGGCGGTCGATGCGATCGTCGAGCGTGCCGCCGCCGCCGGCGGGCGGGTCGGCGACACCGACGACTACCCGTTCATGTACCAGCGCCAGTTCGACGACCCCGACGGGTACCACTATTCGCCGTTCTGGATGAAGCCGGACGCCGATTCGCACGCGTGA
- a CDS encoding winged helix-turn-helix transcriptional regulator: MSDLAAALDVVGARWALLIVERLLDGPQRYGDLQRELGVPTNMLATRLRELEAAGVLTRLPLRHNTRAYALTDRGIALREAIDALGRWGQEK; this comes from the coding sequence GTGAGCGACCTCGCCGCAGCCCTCGACGTCGTCGGGGCCCGATGGGCGCTGCTCATCGTCGAACGACTTCTCGACGGGCCGCAGAGGTACGGAGATCTGCAGCGTGAGCTCGGGGTGCCGACGAACATGCTCGCCACCCGGCTGCGAGAGCTCGAGGCGGCCGGGGTGCTGACCCGACTGCCCCTGCGGCACAACACGCGCGCGTACGCGCTCACCGATCGAGGCATCGCGCTGCGTGAGGCCATCGATGCGCTCGGCCGCTGGGGCCAGGAGAAGTAG
- a CDS encoding dihydrofolate reductase family protein: MTGRILIDLFSTLDGVAQGPGGTDEDPSGGFAFSGWQAGYPSSSMGDTVSKGMQGLDALLLGRRTYDIFAAYWPHHTAGPSGEIGRLFDRVPKYVATRNDDLALDWQNSHRVGSDLAAEIADLRARHREVHVIGSVDLVHSLLAEGLFDELTLWVYPILLGAGKKVFDDGALPSVLQLIEPPVADSDGVMLLRYGRTDRVPAVGTFED; encoded by the coding sequence ATGACCGGACGCATCCTGATCGACCTCTTCAGCACCCTCGACGGTGTCGCGCAGGGGCCCGGAGGCACCGACGAAGACCCGTCCGGAGGATTCGCATTCAGCGGCTGGCAGGCCGGGTACCCGTCGTCGAGCATGGGAGACACCGTCTCGAAGGGGATGCAGGGGCTCGATGCGCTGCTGCTCGGGCGCCGGACGTACGACATCTTCGCCGCGTACTGGCCTCACCACACAGCCGGCCCGTCCGGCGAGATCGGCCGGCTCTTCGACCGCGTGCCGAAGTACGTGGCGACACGGAACGATGACCTCGCGCTCGATTGGCAGAACAGCCACCGCGTAGGCAGCGACCTCGCCGCCGAGATCGCCGATCTACGGGCCAGGCACCGAGAGGTGCATGTGATCGGCAGCGTCGACCTGGTCCACTCGCTGCTGGCCGAGGGGCTGTTCGACGAGCTCACCCTGTGGGTGTATCCGATTCTGCTCGGCGCCGGCAAGAAGGTGTTCGACGACGGTGCGCTGCCGTCGGTGCTGCAGCTGATCGAGCCGCCGGTCGCAGACAGCGACGGCGTGATGCTGCTGCGCTACGGACGCACCGATCGGGTGCCGGCGGTCGGGACGTTCGAGGACTGA